The following are from one region of the Penaeus monodon isolate SGIC_2016 chromosome 19, NSTDA_Pmon_1, whole genome shotgun sequence genome:
- the LOC119585231 gene encoding B box-binding protein-like (The sequence of the model RefSeq protein was modified relative to this genomic sequence to represent the inferred CDS: added 105 bases not found in genome assembly), whose translation MADPETQAKPEEQPKAPAKAKEVLATKVTGTVKWFNVKSGYGFINRHDTKEDVFVHQSAITKNNPRKYVRSVGDGEEVEFDVVVGEKGNEAANVTGPGGEAVKGSSYAHDRDVPLQGSPYAADRRRGYRRRYYRRAAPGEEGEEVEGGGEFTPQVRGRGRGRWIPWPCASQVLPWPLLWAWSWPRRLDAGAYDAGYADYEGEMMEGEAVPMRGRGRGRGRSRGRGGRTPRGYFRRYYSAPRPQQEMMGGPEEVPRRRFRRGGRGRGRGGRFSGAPETRTSETQTQVAAEGQKPEASAEECKEGNVESEGEQPEASTEAVGEGQQAGQEGQAAPAAPPQQPVENTTAESTA comes from the exons ATGGCGGACCCGGAGACACAAGCCAAGCCTGAAGAACAACCCAAGGCACCTGCTAAAGCGAAAGAAGTCCTTG cCACCAAGGTAACCGGCACTGTGAAATGGTTCAATGTGAAGAGTGGCTACGGCTTCATCAACCGGCATGACACCAAGGAGGACGTGTTTGTCCACCAGTCAGCCATCACCAAGAACAATCCCAGGAAGTACGTGCGTTCAGTGGGCGACGGGGAGGAGGTGGAGTTCGATGTTGTGGTTGGCGAGAAGGGCAACGAGGCTGCCAATGTCACTGGGCCTGGTGGAGAGGCTGTGAAG GGGTCGTCTTATGCTCATGACCGTGATGTTCCCCTGCAGGGGTCGCCCTACGCAGCAGACCGACGCCGAGGCTACCGCCGACGCTACTATCGTCGTGCAGCTcctggagaggaaggggaagaggtcgagggagggggagaattcACACCACAGGTGAGG TATGATGCTGGCTATGCTGACTATGAGGGAGAGATGATGGAGGGAGAAGCTGTGCCCATGAGAGGCCGCGGAAGGGGACGAGGCCGCAGCAGGGGCAGAGGAGGACGCACCCCACGTGGATACTTCCGCCGCTACTACAGTGCTCCCCGACCACAGCAAGAGATGATGGGCGGCCCAGAGGAGGTACCTCGCCGCAGATTCCGCCGTGGAGGCCGTGGCCGTGGCCGTGGCGGTCGCTTCAGCGGTGCTCCAGAGACCAGG ACATCGGAAACGCAGACACAGGTAGCGGCTGAGGGACAGAAG CCTGAAGCATCAGCAGAAGAATGTAAAGAAGGAAATGTTGAGTCTGAGGGAGAGCAACCAGAAGCTAGCACGGAAGCAGTG GGAGAGGGACAGCAGGCAGGTCAAGAAGGCCAGGCTGCACCTGCAGCACCACCTCAGCAGCCAGTGGAGAACACAACTGCTGAAAGCACTGCGTAA